In a genomic window of Ranitomeya imitator isolate aRanImi1 chromosome 5, aRanImi1.pri, whole genome shotgun sequence:
- the LOC138638072 gene encoding uncharacterized protein, with protein sequence MFFQKVLICPFLDIGVYFCFLVWVYSCIVSSIDCLLLQCMALWCRFLIFALSDQSKVKCGCCNKFWAYFIVCAIFRFSFDFFFFIFSCQNKRATMATVSESSQSAQGSVASSSEGEGSQREQRGQGQGVASARRVSQRDHGVIDVELLISSIQERGPLWDSRDSRHMDQVVLRRLWVEVAKSLWEGFDIAPAKDKANFVKRLRIRWRSIKDRFNKGLRAEEERSKSGAAAAKSVPYKYSKCLQFLRPVLGRRQTHSSTLERARPAEAVLHESPSDPSQPSHSDSRLAPPSGEPAAGTSGVPLAEASDAPSFGYSRQRQRASDRPTMPEFLHLSTVFQNCFKALSDNMDTRLSNIDRRLETIETELSNPAKHFFSTIAKGMVEHLTPELQISVMQSCNTSYVRALQQAGVMQSATMAVVPSLASMTPTPAGEPLQPPHRGPRAERRHHRHHNIVPPTPAPAMPSSSRRRHHAGEPATGPKKKKKKRKHRRAHKEALVAVPVTTPTVRRGSSRSRSSRGQTRLVLPPPSPTEVAVSSPVYPGEGLDLPSSLLDYVSSSSPSSSSSPSSSHFSHHSREDTYHSPLVAQVETP encoded by the exons atgttttttcagaaagttttgatatgtccatttttggacataggtgtctatttttgctttttggtttgggtctattcttgtatagtttcttctattgattgtcttctcttgcaatgtatggcgttgtggtgtcgctttcttATTTTTGCTTTGTCCGATCAGTCAAAAGTCAAATGTGGTTGTTGTAACAAATTTTGGGCatattttattgtatgtgccatatttaggtttagttttgattttttttttttcattttttcatgccagAACAAACGTGCTACAATGGCCACTGTGTCAGAATCgagccaatcggcgcaggggagtgtg gcttcttcaagtgagggtgaaggaagtcagcgggagcagagaggtcagggccaaggtgtggcgtcagcacggcga gtttcacaacgggaccatggAGTCATTGATGTTGAGCTCCTCATATcaagcatccaggagcgtggcccgttgtgggacagccgtgactcccggcacatggaccaggtggtgttgaggcgtttgtgggtagaggtggcaaagtcgctgtgggagggctttgacatagctcctgcaaaggacaaagccaactttg ttaaaaggttgaggatcagatggcgatccatcaaggaccgtttcaataaggggctacgggcagaggaggagcgctcgaagagtggtgctgctgcggccaagtctgtgccctataaatattccaaatgtttacagttcttaagaccagtccttggccgccgtca gacacacagcagcaccctcgagagagctcgccccgcagaagcggtccttcatgaatcgccatctgatccatcacagccctcccacagcgacagcaggcttgcaccaccatctggagaaccggcagccggtacatcaggtgttcccctggccgaggcctctgacgcaccttcgtttgggtattcccgacagcgccagcgggcctcggacaggccaaccatgcccgaatttttgcatttgagcacggttttccagaactgtttcaaggcgttgagcgataacatggacactcgtctgtccaatatcgaccggcgccttgaaacaattgaaaccgagctctcaaatccggcaaaacatttttttagtaccattgctaagggcatggtggaacaccttacgccggaactacagatttcagtgatgcagtcctgcaacacttcctacgtgagggctctccagcaggctggggtcatgcagtcagcgacaatggcagtagtgccgtcgctggcaagcatgactcccactcctgctggagagccactccagccaccccaccgtggtccacgtgccgagcgacgccaccacaggcaccataacatagtgccgccgactcctgctcctgccatgccttcatcctcccgtaggcgtcatcATGCTGGGGAACCTGCCAcaggacccaaaaaaaaaaaaaaaaagaggaaacacagacgGGCACACAAAGAGGCTCTGGTTGCTGTTCCAGTGACAACACCAACTGTCCGTAGAGGCTCGAGTCGCAGTAGGAGCAGCCGTGGCCAAacaaggcttgtgttgcctcctccctcccctacagaggtggcggtttcctCCCCAGTATACCCTGGGGAGGGTTTGGATCTCCCATCAAGTCTACTTGACTATGTATCCTCCTCTTCGCCATCATCGTCGTCTTCTCCATCATCCTCCCATTTCTCTCACCATTCCAGAGAAGACACCTACCATTCCCCtctggtggcacaggtggaaaccccctaa
- the LOC138638073 gene encoding uncharacterized protein has protein sequence MMERTMNSIYMDMEMEFALAHAYAVACFNERERERRRWSRRRRFWIHPIVEVRESRGAYHCLFGELNDNREKYFEYTRMSQESFRYLLRRVEGSISRQDTQLRRAISAEERLLVTLRFLATGETFRSLHFQFRIGVSTLSGIIAETCRALWDNLREEYLPVPTSAIWEANAQKFNQVCNFPNCIGAVDGKHIRITKPAKSGSLFYNYKKYFSTVLMAIAGADCRFLAVDIGAFGRANDSRTFKESDMGQKLYGNNFNFPQPRPLPHTEGPAMPFVVVGDEAFQMSANLLKPYSSRGLDHTKRVFNYRLSRARRTVECAFGILVSKWRILGSAINLKIETVDEVVKACVVLHNFIMAKERINVELDEPIANPLPDYHDHPLRTSVEIAQMRDRFAAYFVSDVGRVSWQDQMV, from the exons atgatggagcgaaccatgaacagtatctacatggatatggagatggaatttgccttggctcatgcctatgctgttgcatgttttaatgaaagggaaagggaaagacggagatggagtcgtcgccgccgcttttggatccaccctatagttgaagtccgggagagtcgtggagcataccattgcttgtttggcgaactgaatgacaaccgggaaaaatatttcgaatatacccggatgtcacaggagagcttccgctatcttctgcgtcgggtggaaggatccattagcaggcaggacacgcagctccggagagctatttccgcagaggaacggctgctggtgactctacg tttcctggctaccggagaaacgtttaggtcacttcattttcaattccggattggagtctccactctttcaggaattattgctgagacatgccgcgctttgtgggataatctccgggaggaatatttacctgtccctacaagtgcaatctgggaggccaacgcacagaaattcaaccaagtgtgtaattttccaaactgtattggcgctgtcgatggaaagcacattcggattaccaagcctgcaaaaagtggatcccttttctacaattataaaaaatatttttcaactgttctcatggcaattgccggtgcggactgccgttttctcgcagtggacattggtgcatttgggcgtgcaaatgactcgcgcacatttaaagagtcggatatgggccaaaagttatatggaaacaattttaatttcccacagccacgacctcttccccacaccgaaggcccggcgatgccatttgttgtggtaggggatgaggcattccaaatgtctgccaacctattgaaaccctactccagtcggggcttggaccatacaaaaagggttttcaattacagactgtccagggccagaaggactgtggagtgcgcctttggcatcctcgtttccaaatggcggatattgggatcggccattaatcttaaaattgaaacagtggatgaggtggtgaaggcttgtgtggttctccacaatttcattatggccaaagagagaataaatgttgaactggatgaacccatagccaaccccttgcccgattaccatgatcatcctctgaggacaagtgtggaaattgcgcagatgcgtgatcgttttgcggcctattttgtgtcagatgttggccgtgtgtcatggcaagatcaaatggtgtag